A part of Aspergillus oryzae RIB40 DNA, chromosome 7 genomic DNA contains:
- a CDS encoding class I SAM-dependent methyltransferase (predicted protein): protein MSDTPEGIVEYGYDNITEWYLQWVKSQKSPRERYTKMLLDKLQPSPSILELGCGPGVPILRMLLDQGAQVVANDLSSKQIELAKARCPEAKLVTGSMTTLTFEPMSFHGVISFYALFHLPRSQLKAMLTTIYDWLKPGGVFVFNLATVDEEEIHGEFLGYGMFWSSYSVDQNRAMLTEIGFDILQMEVLHANDGTLEEGDPDYDSEFMWVMARKKESPDDPSSVQAV from the coding sequence ATGTCTGACACGCCTGAAGGTATTGTTGAATACGGCTACGACAATATTACAGAATGGTATCTGCAGTGGGTGAAGAGCCAGAAGTCACCACGAGAAAGATACACCAAGATGCTCCTAGACAAGCTGCAACCTTCACCCTCTATTCTAGAGCTTGGTTGCGGGCCCGGAGTTCCTATTCTAAgaatgcttcttgatcaaggCGCTCAAGTGGTCGCCAATGATCTCTCATCCAAGCAGATCGAGTTAGCCAAGGCCCGTTGCCCGGAGGCCAAGCTGGTTACGGGCAGCATGACCACCCTCACTTTCGAGCCTATGAGCTTCCATGGTGTCATTAGCTTCTATGCACTGTTCCACCTTCCACGGTCGCAGCTCAAGGCCATGCTCACTACGATCTATGATTGGTTGAAGCCCGGGGGTGTCTTCGTCTTTAATCTTGCAActgtcgatgaagaagaaatccatGGCGAATTCCTAGGATATGGGATGTTCTGGAGCAGCTATAGTGTGGATCAGAACCGAGCAATGTTAACAGAAATCGGATTTGATATCTTACAGATGGAAGTATTGCACGCAAATGATGGAACGTTGGAGGAGGGGGATCCGGACTATGATTCCGAGTTTATGTGGGTAATGgcacgaaagaaagaatctcCCGACGATCCAAGCAGTGTACAAGCAGTGTGA
- a CDS encoding uncharacterized protein (predicted NTPase (NACHT family)), whose translation MLLEQGADVESRDNEHDRTLLSWASGNGHVAVVKELLAKNANMQSEDCQYGRTPLSWAVENMHSAVNMACSAPLQLYYSGITFAAGESITGRKLRDKSWSAQLQTLKGHSGMVNTVVFSPDSEILASGSGDGTIQLWDAKSGKQLQIFDSCLGWVNTMVFSPDSEVLVLSSLDRTIWLWDIKSREQLQISKGYLDYTYNLAFSLDSEILALGSGDGTIQLWDTKSREPLQTLDSYLDWVNTMAFSLDSKILALGSDDKTVQLWCTKSRKQLQILEGHLARVNTVAFSPDSKILASGSGDKTVRLWCTKSGKQLQILEGHLDWVRAVTFSPDGEILASGSDDKTVRLWDAKFRK comes from the exons ATGCTGCTTGAACAAGGTGCCGACGTGGAGTCTAGGGATAATGAACATGATCGAACCCTACTCTCATGGGCATCTGGTAATGGTCACGTTGCAGTGGTTAAGGAATTGCTCGCGAAGAATGCCAATATGCAGTCCGAGGATTGCCAGTATGGTCGAACACCGCTCTCCTGGGCGGTTGAGAATATGCACTCAGCGGT AAACATGGCTTGCTCTGCCCCTCTACAGCTTTATTATTCTGGAATTACGTTTGCCGCTGGGGAGTCTATAACTGGAAGAAAGTTGAGAGATAAATCATGGAGCGCACAACTTCAGACCCTTAAGGGTCATTCGGGTATGGTAAACACTGTGGTCTTCTCTCCAGATAGTGAGATACTGGCCTCAGGCTCTGGTGATGGAACTATCCAGCTGTGGGATGCCAAGTCCGGAAAACAACTCCAGATCTTTGATAGCTGTTTGGGTTGGGTTAATACTATGGTCTTCTCTCCAGACAGTGAGGTACTGGTCTTAAGCTCCCTTGATAGAACTATCTGGCTGTGGGATATCAAGTCTAGAGAACAACTCCAGATCTCTAAGGGCTATTTAGATTATACTTATAATCTGGCCTTCTCTCTAGATAGTGAGATACTGGCCTTAGGCTCTGGTGATGGAACTATACAGCTGTGGGATACCAAGTCCAGAGAACCACTCCAGACCCTTGACAGCTATTTAGATTGGGTCAATACTATGGCCTTCTCTTTAGACAGTAAGATTCTGGCCTTAGGCTCTGATGATAAAACTGTCCAGCTGTGGTGTACCAAGTCTAGAAAACAACTCCAGATACTCGAGGGCCATTTAGCTCGTGTTAATACTGTGGCCTTCTCTCCAGACAGTAAGATTCTGGCCTCAGGCTCTGGTGATAAAACTGTCCGGCTATGGTGTACTAAGTCTGGAAAACAACTGCAGATTCTTGAGGGCCATTTAGATTGGGTTAGAGCTGTGACCTTCTCTCCAGACGGTGAGATACTGGCCTCAGGCTCTGATGATAAAACTGTCCGACTATGGGATGCTAAGTTTAGGAAGTAA
- a CDS encoding uncharacterized protein (predicted protein), with amino-acid sequence MQYVLPSDFVACCSADLRRIQSKLRGLVQRASSIMLPCLLDLMATELRAWRSKWKDHFEGKDRPQLNDDPSFNPGWYHLTVLINLWEHSVRLNVASSILRQHTDGLSGVMPGFWSPPGDVPMDLDLMTIQQAIHWN; translated from the coding sequence ATGCAATATGTATTGCCATCGGACTTCGTTGCCTGCTGCAGCGCTGATTTGCGGCGTATCCAGTCAAAATTACGTGGTTTGGTTCaacgggcctcatcgattATGCTACCGTGTCTTCTGGACCTCATGGCTACGGAGTTGAGAGCATGGAGATCTAAGTGGAAAGATCACTTTGAGGGTAAAGACCGGCCACAATTGAATGATGACCCGTCTTTCAATCCGGGGTGGTACCATCTCACTGTGCTGATAAATCTATGGGAGCACAGTGTCAGGCTTAATGTCGCATCCTCAATACTTCGGCAACACACTGATGGCCTCAGTGGCGTCATGCCTGGATTCTGGTCCCCCCCGGGCGATGTTCCCATGGACCTCGATCTGATGACCATCCAACAGGCTATTCATTGGAACTAG
- a CDS encoding 5'-methylthioadenosine/S-adenosylhomocysteine nucleosidase family protein (nucleoside phosphorylase) codes for MATMKPSHHDYTVAWVCALPLEMTAAELMLKEIHDPLPQPPTDPNAYTLGKLGEHNVVIACLPSGVYGITSAAAVLAKMHSTFPSLRFALMVGIAGGVPSRSTDVRLGDVVVSIPSGTSGGVVQYDFGKTLPDGRFQRASSLNKPSQLSLNTVSKVRSKYAITEADIDGTISRILNTNERDWLFNAEYIHEGNHPDCLECDQTQLVKRVSRDSSEPHIHYGLIASANQHETLAQDLNVLCFEMEAAGLMDQLSCLVIRGICDYCDSHKNKEWQGYAALAAATYTRLLLAAVPSQENISHRNYAPKNPEP; via the exons ATGGCGACCATGAAACCTTCTCACCACGACTACACCGTTGCCTGGGTGTGCGCGTTGCCGCTGGAGATGACAGCTGCGGAACTCATGCTCAAGGAGATTCATGACCCccttcctcaacctccaaccGATCCTAACGCCTATACACTTGGCAAACTGGGGGAACACAATGTCGTTATCGCCTGCCTACCCTCAGGTGTTTATGGAATTACGTCCGCTGCAGCTGTCCTAGCTAAGATGCATTCAACATTCCCTTCCCTAAGATTTGCCTTGATGGTGGGTATTGCAGGTGGTGTACCCAGCAGAAGCACCGATGTTCGTCTTGGGGATGTGGTAGTTAGCATACCATCCGGTACTTCAGGAGGTGTGGTGCAATATGATTTTGGAAAGACACTACCCGATGGACGCTTTCAACGCGCCAGCTCGCTCAACAAGCCCTCCCAATTATCACTCAACACCGTGTCCAAAGTGCGCAGCAAATATGCGATTACGGAGGCAGATATTGATGGGACTATTTCTCGTATACTGAACACAAATGAGAG AGACTGGCTTTTTAATGCAGAATACATACACGAAGGAAACCATCCTGATTGCTTGGAATGTGACCAGACCCAGTTAGTGAAACGAGTCTCCCGAGACTCTTCTGAGCCTCATATTCATTACGGTTTGATAGCGTCCGCAAATCAA CACGAGACTCTTGCCCAAGACTTAAATGTTCTCTGCTTCGAAATGGAGGCAGCTGGACTCATGGATCAGCTGTCTTGCTTGGTGATCAGAGGCATTTGTGACTACTGCGACTCCcataagaataaagaatGGCAGGGATACGCAGCGCTTGCCGCTGCTACTTATACTCGGCTCCTTCTAGCAGCTGTCCCATCTCAAGAAAATATTAGTCACAGAAATTACGC ACCAAAAAACCCGGAACCCTGA